Proteins from one Streptomyces genisteinicus genomic window:
- a CDS encoding DUF433 domain-containing protein produces MIDRFTDGLLTPTETSSYLEIPVSTLSSWLKGTAAGAPLVHQVEPLRKNQPSVPFVAVAEAHVLRSLRTLGLRMSEIKAAAAAVREAFDTPYGLVSKRIATDGVDIFVEHGLGDLRRARDGQAPIHEVVSDYLRYLSWDADDAFPTSLRLRQYPDSVPVVIDPRFGRGLPVVESNRVPVNSITDLWEAGETVEDIAYEYGMTPDQVAALCDAVVHLAA; encoded by the coding sequence ATGATCGACAGATTCACGGACGGGCTGCTGACGCCGACGGAGACGTCCTCCTACCTGGAGATCCCCGTCTCCACCCTCAGCTCCTGGCTCAAGGGGACCGCCGCCGGTGCGCCCCTCGTCCACCAGGTCGAGCCCCTGCGCAAGAACCAGCCGTCCGTGCCGTTCGTGGCGGTGGCGGAGGCCCATGTACTCCGGTCCCTGCGTACGCTGGGGCTACGGATGAGTGAGATCAAGGCCGCCGCCGCCGCTGTGCGCGAAGCCTTCGACACGCCGTACGGGCTGGTGTCCAAGCGCATCGCGACGGACGGCGTCGACATCTTCGTGGAACACGGCCTCGGCGACCTCCGCCGCGCCAGGGACGGGCAGGCCCCGATTCACGAAGTGGTCTCCGACTATCTGCGCTATCTCTCCTGGGACGCCGACGACGCCTTTCCGACCAGCCTGCGGCTGCGGCAGTACCCCGATTCCGTGCCCGTCGTCATCGATCCCCGCTTCGGCCGCGGCCTTCCGGTCGTCGAGTCCAACCGGGTGCCGGTGAACTCCATCACCGACCTGTGGGAGGCGGGCGAGACCGTCGAGGACATCGCCTACGAGTACGGCATGACCCCGGATCAGGTGGCCGCTCTGTGCGACGCTGTGGTTCACCTTGCGGCCTGA
- a CDS encoding toxin-antitoxin system, toxin component, PIN family protein, translating to MRPEFFLDRNLGRRVAEALTARGWTVHCITGVYPADAQDVPDAEWIRHGLDRGWVPLSKDGRIKTRDLEIRPVLEQAAVLFYLDNQQLRSLDMAERLHSRRDAIHQAVARGGPAAYAVRHDRLERTWP from the coding sequence TTGCGGCCTGAGTTCTTCCTGGATCGCAACCTCGGACGTCGCGTGGCGGAGGCGTTGACGGCACGGGGCTGGACGGTGCACTGCATCACCGGGGTCTACCCCGCCGACGCGCAGGACGTCCCCGACGCCGAATGGATCCGGCACGGTCTGGACCGAGGCTGGGTCCCTCTTTCGAAGGACGGCCGGATCAAGACCCGCGATCTCGAGATCCGCCCGGTCCTGGAACAGGCGGCGGTCCTGTTCTACCTGGACAATCAGCAGCTGCGAAGCCTCGACATGGCCGAACGGCTCCACTCGCGGCGGGACGCCATCCACCAAGCGGTCGCGCGTGGCGGCCCGGCCGCCTACGCCGTACGCCATGACCGGCTCGAACGTACCTGGCCATGA
- a CDS encoding sacsin N-terminal ATP-binding-like domain-containing protein — MSVRTTEWADPFGTARLRRGVLDAWGASPARFREDANAEEDLVLGGYRDRLVVELAQNAADAAARVGVPGRLRLTLRPGPDGGAGTLAAANTGAPLDATGVESLSTLRASAKREGHETSVGRFGVGFAAVLAVSDEPAVVGRHGGVRWSLPEARELALEVAAGSPGLGDELRRRDGHVPLLRLPLPAEGSAPDGYDTVVVLPLRDGAAADLVERLLAGIDDALLLTLPGLAEIVVETPDGTRELRRETQDDCVRITDSSAPGPRRWRVVAHDGPIEPALLADRPVEERLRPHWSVTWAVPVDGDGAPVRPATAPVVHAPTPTDEPLGVPALLIASLPLDPTRRHPAPGALTDFLVERAADGYAELLGGWRPVTTGTIDLVPGPLGKGELDGALRAAVLKRLPRVAFLEPALPREGAADDSGLPDRETPPALRPIEAEVLEGAGADTVRVLAEVLPSLLPAGLERRVELRTLGVARVPLTEAVDRLAGLEREPDWWRRLYDSLAGVDPDRLTGLPVPLADGRTTIGPRQTLLPLADTPPHLARLGLKVVHPDAAHPLLEKLGALPATPRAVLTTPQVRAAVAGSLDAGEIWDEDADALDADELADTVLALVRDAELEPGDEPWLGALALPDEDGEPAPAGELVLPGSAFASVMREGELALCDADLADRWGEQPLAACGVLANFALVRAADVVLDPDELEPRDGDFAEPDDAGLLDAVDVWCEDVLDRLPEHPLPPVATEIVAVRDLDLVDDDRWPQALALLAQPPLRDALTQPVRVLLPDGTTETVRPYTAWWLRDHPVLDGRRPAGLRASGADPLLEGLYEPADTTGFEDAQVLHALGVRTSVAALLDEPGGAAELLSRLADPDRPVRAAQLHALYTALADLDPEQVTLPDELRAVVDGEVVVVDAADAVVADTPDLLPLTAGLPLLPVAPSRAADLAELFQVSRLSEAVTAEVTTEGEEHEVPESVRTLLGPATPLSYVEHDELLAGDAELDWRRAPDGTIHASTFEGVAAGLAWAAGQWPRRFEVAALLEDASRTAELERDRWFDA; from the coding sequence GTGAGCGTCAGGACGACCGAGTGGGCCGACCCGTTCGGGACGGCGCGGCTGCGGCGCGGGGTGCTCGACGCCTGGGGCGCGAGTCCCGCCCGCTTCCGCGAGGACGCCAACGCCGAGGAGGACCTCGTCCTCGGCGGCTACCGCGACCGCCTCGTCGTCGAGCTCGCGCAGAACGCCGCCGACGCCGCCGCCCGCGTCGGCGTCCCCGGCCGGCTGCGGCTGACGCTGCGGCCCGGCCCGGACGGCGGCGCCGGCACGCTCGCCGCCGCGAACACGGGCGCCCCCCTCGACGCCACCGGCGTCGAATCGCTGAGCACCCTGCGCGCCTCCGCGAAGCGCGAGGGCCACGAGACATCCGTCGGCCGCTTCGGCGTCGGCTTCGCCGCCGTGCTCGCCGTCTCCGACGAGCCCGCGGTCGTCGGCCGCCACGGCGGCGTCCGCTGGTCGCTTCCCGAGGCGAGGGAGCTCGCCCTGGAGGTGGCGGCGGGCTCTCCCGGCCTCGGCGACGAGCTGCGCCGCCGCGACGGCCACGTCCCGCTGCTGCGGCTCCCGCTGCCCGCCGAGGGCTCCGCACCCGACGGGTACGACACGGTCGTCGTGCTGCCGCTGCGCGACGGCGCCGCGGCCGACCTGGTGGAGCGTCTGCTCGCCGGCATCGACGACGCGCTGCTCCTCACGCTGCCCGGCCTCGCCGAGATCGTCGTCGAGACGCCGGACGGCACACGGGAGTTGCGGCGCGAGACGCAGGACGACTGCGTACGGATCACGGACAGCTCGGCGCCCGGGCCGCGCCGCTGGCGGGTCGTCGCGCACGACGGCCCGATCGAGCCGGCCCTGCTGGCGGACCGCCCGGTCGAGGAGCGGCTGCGCCCGCACTGGTCGGTCACCTGGGCCGTCCCGGTGGACGGCGACGGCGCCCCCGTCCGGCCCGCCACCGCGCCGGTCGTCCACGCGCCGACGCCCACCGACGAGCCGCTCGGCGTGCCCGCGCTGCTGATCGCCTCGCTTCCGCTCGACCCCACGCGCCGGCATCCCGCGCCCGGCGCACTGACCGACTTCCTGGTGGAGCGGGCGGCCGACGGCTACGCCGAACTGCTCGGCGGGTGGCGCCCGGTGACGACCGGCACCATCGACCTGGTGCCCGGACCGCTCGGCAAGGGCGAGCTCGACGGCGCGCTGCGCGCCGCCGTGCTGAAGCGCCTGCCCCGGGTGGCGTTCCTGGAGCCCGCGCTGCCCCGGGAGGGGGCGGCGGACGACTCCGGCCTGCCGGACCGTGAGACGCCGCCCGCGCTGCGCCCGATCGAGGCCGAGGTCCTGGAGGGCGCGGGCGCCGACACCGTACGGGTCCTGGCGGAGGTGCTGCCGAGCCTGCTGCCCGCCGGGCTGGAACGGCGCGTGGAGCTGCGCACGCTGGGCGTCGCCCGGGTGCCGCTGACGGAGGCCGTCGACCGCCTCGCCGGGCTGGAGCGCGAACCGGACTGGTGGCGGCGGCTGTACGACAGCCTCGCCGGTGTGGACCCGGACCGGCTGACCGGCCTCCCGGTGCCGCTGGCCGACGGGCGGACCACGATCGGCCCCCGCCAGACGCTGCTGCCGCTCGCCGACACCCCGCCCCACCTGGCCCGCCTCGGACTGAAGGTGGTGCATCCCGACGCCGCGCACCCGCTGCTGGAGAAGCTGGGCGCGCTGCCCGCGACGCCGCGGGCCGTGCTGACCACACCGCAGGTGCGGGCCGCGGTCGCCGGTTCGCTGGACGCGGGCGAGATCTGGGACGAGGACGCGGACGCCCTCGACGCCGACGAGCTGGCGGACACCGTCCTCGCGCTGGTGCGGGACGCGGAGCTGGAGCCGGGGGACGAGCCGTGGCTCGGCGCGCTGGCCCTTCCCGACGAGGACGGCGAGCCGGCGCCCGCCGGTGAACTGGTGCTCCCCGGGAGCGCCTTCGCCTCCGTCATGCGGGAGGGCGAACTGGCGCTGTGCGACGCCGACCTCGCGGACCGCTGGGGCGAGCAGCCGCTCGCCGCCTGCGGCGTGCTGGCGAACTTCGCCCTGGTCCGCGCGGCCGACGTCGTCCTCGACCCGGACGAACTGGAGCCGCGCGACGGCGACTTCGCCGAGCCGGACGACGCGGGCCTGCTGGACGCGGTCGACGTGTGGTGCGAGGACGTGCTCGACCGGCTGCCCGAGCACCCGCTGCCCCCGGTCGCCACGGAGATCGTCGCGGTGCGGGACCTGGACCTCGTCGACGACGACCGCTGGCCGCAGGCCCTCGCCCTGCTGGCGCAGCCCCCGCTGCGGGACGCGCTCACCCAGCCGGTGCGGGTGCTGCTGCCGGACGGGACGACGGAGACCGTCCGCCCGTACACGGCGTGGTGGCTGCGCGACCACCCGGTGCTCGACGGCCGCCGCCCCGCCGGGCTCCGCGCGTCCGGCGCCGATCCGCTGCTGGAGGGCCTGTACGAGCCGGCCGACACCACCGGCTTCGAGGACGCCCAGGTGCTGCACGCCCTCGGGGTGCGCACCTCGGTCGCCGCGCTGCTCGACGAACCGGGCGGTGCCGCTGAGCTGCTGTCCCGTCTCGCCGACCCGGACCGCCCGGTGCGCGCCGCCCAGCTGCACGCCCTGTACACGGCGCTCGCCGACCTCGATCCGGAGCAGGTCACGCTGCCGGACGAGCTGCGGGCCGTGGTGGACGGCGAGGTGGTCGTGGTGGACGCCGCCGACGCGGTCGTCGCCGACACCCCCGACCTGCTGCCGCTCACCGCCGGACTGCCGCTGCTGCCGGTGGCGCCCTCACGCGCCGCCGACCTGGCGGAGCTGTTCCAGGTGAGCCGGCTGAGCGAGGCGGTCACGGCGGAGGTCACGACCGAGGGCGAGGAGCACGAGGTGCCGGAGTCCGTGCGCACCCTGCTCGGTCCGGCGACGCCGCTGAGCTATGTCGAACACGACGAACTGCTCGCCGGCGACGCCGAACTGGACTGGCGCCGCGCCCCGGACGGCACCATCCACGCCTCCACCTTCGAGGGCGTCGCGGCCGGCCTGGCCTGGGCCGCAGGCCAGTGGCCCCGCCGCTTCGAGGTCGCCGCCTTGCTGGAGGACGCCTCCCGCACGGCGGAACTGGAGCGCGACCGCTGGTTCGACGCGTAG
- a CDS encoding DUF3027 domain-containing protein: protein MSAATTRSRTPDRLCAEAVDLAREAAEEAAAPGVVGEHVSLVSEGDRVVTHFFEAKEPGYRGWRWAVTVARASRAKVVTLDETVLLPGPDALLAPEWVPWSERLRPGDMGPGDLLPTEADDLRLEPGYTGDEEPPPNSALAPSHDLVERVDAEDAELTDRVPAVDATDHDGRGQIAALAEELGMRRARVLSRYGLHTAADRWDDSFGPKTAMAQAAPASCQSCGFLVPLGGSLRQAFGICANEFSPADGRVVSLAYGCGGHSEAAVMPKPPVPPPPVLDSLAVDAFPLRPARDSGSVSTDTDPSSDDLGHS from the coding sequence GTGAGTGCTGCGACGACGCGAAGCCGTACCCCCGACCGCCTGTGCGCCGAGGCGGTAGACCTCGCCCGGGAGGCGGCCGAAGAGGCCGCGGCCCCGGGAGTGGTCGGCGAGCACGTGTCCCTCGTCTCCGAGGGTGACCGGGTCGTCACCCACTTCTTCGAGGCCAAGGAGCCCGGGTACCGGGGCTGGCGCTGGGCCGTCACCGTCGCCCGCGCCTCCCGCGCGAAGGTCGTCACCCTCGACGAAACCGTCCTGCTGCCCGGACCCGACGCCCTCCTCGCCCCGGAGTGGGTGCCCTGGAGCGAGCGGCTGCGCCCCGGCGACATGGGCCCCGGCGACCTGCTGCCCACCGAGGCGGACGACCTGCGCCTGGAGCCCGGCTACACCGGCGACGAGGAGCCCCCGCCGAACTCCGCCCTCGCGCCCTCGCACGACCTGGTCGAGCGCGTCGACGCGGAGGACGCGGAGCTCACGGACCGCGTACCCGCCGTCGACGCGACCGACCACGACGGCCGCGGCCAGATCGCGGCGCTCGCCGAGGAACTCGGCATGCGCCGCGCCCGGGTCCTCTCCCGGTACGGCCTGCACACCGCCGCCGACCGCTGGGACGACTCCTTCGGCCCGAAGACCGCGATGGCACAGGCCGCGCCGGCCTCCTGCCAGTCCTGCGGCTTCCTGGTCCCGCTCGGCGGCTCCCTGCGCCAGGCGTTCGGCATCTGCGCCAACGAGTTCTCACCGGCCGACGGGCGCGTGGTGTCCCTCGCGTACGGCTGCGGGGGGCACTCCGAAGCGGCCGTGATGCCGAAGCCTCCGGTACCGCCGCCGCCGGTGCTGGACTCGCTCGCGGTGGACGCGTTCCCGCTGCGCCCCGCGCGTGACAGCGGGTCGGTCTCCACGGACACGGACCCGTCCTCCGACGACCTCGGCCACTCCTAG